GCAACTTAAAGTGAAAAGTTTTGTCACTGAAATGCCTACCGGTAAAAGTGAAACTGTAAAAGTACAGGGTGGAGCGTCAGCTACTGTTTGTGGTAAACATGAATGCCCTACAGTAGTTACTTTTGGGTACTGGACGTATTGCTGCGAGGATTCAGGTACTTATTGCCAGTAATTACCGCATCAAAAAATAATGAAAAGAGGCTGGATCAAATGATAAGATCCAGCCTCTTTTGATTTTATATGATATTATTCCTTAATAAACTTCCTGGTTACCTTCTGGTCTCCTGAAGTGATCCTGATAAAGTAAGTACCCGGCGTCAGATGCGAAACATCTATTTGCTCGTAAGGGCCTTCCTCGTTAATTTCAGTGACCAGCATGCCGTACATCGAGAAGATCTGAACATTTTCAACCTGATGATCCTTTACAGCAATACTCAGTCTTTCCCGGGTAGGGTTGGGGTATATTTGGAACAGGTCTGTTTCTTCACCGTTGAGTGCATTGGTCCTCAACATCGCAGAAGCAGATTCAATACAAAATTCTGTAGCCTCAGAGCTTCCGAAATTACCACCGGTTACAATCACCCCCTGAGTGCTTGATAAGGTATAAGATCCATTACCATAGCCGCAGCATATACCGTCACCGTAACTGTCGTTAATAGTAAAAGTATAAGTACC
This region of Fulvivirga ulvae genomic DNA includes:
- a CDS encoding pinensin family lanthipeptide codes for the protein MKKLKIEQLKVKSFVTEMPTGKSETVKVQGGASATVCGKHECPTVVTFGYWTYCCEDSGTYCQ